A genomic region of bacterium contains the following coding sequences:
- a CDS encoding DUF268 domain-containing protein — translation MWGNLKKCISYGLDLFDMLLFDPRAVARKLAAYPVFLRNIQRYRRLDTERRFQFSPVDISYHTYDRFSPAARVDPHYFVQDLWAARSVFASRAGYHVDIGSRVDGFVSHLLVFTRVCYIDIRPLDIGVEGFEYRRGSLTGIPFEPGSIDSLSCLHVLEHVGLGRYGDPVAPQSYRAAAEELQRVLRPGGVLLVSVPVGRERLCFDGHRVFDPQTVLDLFGRLDLVEFLLIDDAGEIVSGDRSLESARQSSYGCGLFKFTRRR, via the coding sequence ATGTGGGGCAATCTGAAAAAATGTATCTCGTACGGGCTGGATCTTTTCGACATGCTGCTATTCGACCCGCGGGCGGTGGCGCGAAAGCTTGCCGCGTACCCCGTGTTTCTCCGAAACATTCAGCGCTACCGTCGGCTTGACACCGAGCGCAGGTTTCAGTTTTCTCCCGTCGACATAAGCTACCACACCTACGACCGGTTTTCTCCGGCCGCCCGTGTCGATCCGCACTACTTCGTCCAGGACCTGTGGGCGGCCAGATCCGTTTTTGCCAGCCGGGCCGGGTATCACGTGGATATCGGCTCGCGGGTGGATGGGTTCGTCTCGCACCTGCTCGTTTTCACCCGGGTGTGCTATATTGACATCCGGCCGCTGGATATCGGGGTTGAGGGCTTCGAGTACCGTCGGGGCTCGCTGACCGGCATTCCGTTCGAGCCCGGCTCCATCGACTCGTTGAGCTGCCTGCACGTGCTGGAGCATGTCGGCCTGGGGCGCTACGGCGACCCGGTCGCCCCCCAGTCCTACAGGGCCGCGGCCGAAGAGCTACAGAGGGTCCTGCGGCCGGGAGGTGTCCTGCTCGTCTCAGTGCCGGTCGGCCGCGAGCGCCTCTGTTTCGACGGGCACCGGGTATTCGATCCGCAGACCGTGCTCGATCTTTTCGGCAGGCTCGACCTGGTCGAGTTCCTGTTGATAGACGACGCCGGGGAGATCGTCTCCGGAGACCGCTCGCTGGAGTCAGCCAGGCAGAGCAGCTACGGTTGCGGCCTGTTCAAGTTCACCAGGCGCCGCTGA
- a CDS encoding class I SAM-dependent methyltransferase, whose amino-acid sequence MPLFDRIRWKDPLSGQPLQPRVTTRTPAGVPLSGALQLPNSRAAYPIVDCVARLTPETAACQRPWLEALGLEPPVGTGTFQAVDEVESFGWQWTWSSEMRSEQDLRFRVAERFGLVPEFFRSKLVLDAGAGAGDQSRYLLDQGAEVVSLDLSGAIDVVAGKLRLRQGWAGVQGDITCLPLEPGQFDVVYCEGVLQHTRDTDLALRQLCSQLKPGGLLLATHYVRPAAVSRVRRLVRKVSTGYYEFLRARLSRLERFKLLLVTGVLAALNYVPLLGHVLRRAGMVKYYNLMPGFRTTWTNTFDFFGSHAHQRIITPERFLACFDGIEGIIVSPSAEPGVVLARRS is encoded by the coding sequence ATGCCGCTGTTCGACCGTATACGCTGGAAAGACCCGCTGAGCGGACAGCCCCTTCAGCCGAGGGTCACGACCCGTACTCCGGCCGGGGTGCCACTTAGCGGGGCGTTGCAGCTGCCGAACTCCCGCGCGGCGTACCCGATAGTCGACTGTGTGGCCCGCCTGACCCCCGAGACCGCCGCCTGTCAACGTCCGTGGCTGGAGGCGTTGGGGCTGGAGCCGCCTGTCGGGACCGGCACCTTCCAGGCGGTTGACGAGGTGGAAAGCTTCGGCTGGCAGTGGACCTGGAGCAGCGAGATGCGCTCGGAGCAGGACCTGCGTTTCCGGGTGGCCGAGCGTTTCGGTCTGGTGCCGGAATTTTTCCGCAGCAAGCTGGTGCTGGACGCCGGGGCTGGGGCGGGAGACCAGTCACGTTACCTGCTGGACCAGGGCGCCGAGGTGGTTTCGCTGGACCTGTCCGGCGCTATCGATGTCGTGGCCGGCAAGCTGCGGCTGCGCCAGGGCTGGGCGGGTGTGCAGGGGGATATCACCTGCCTGCCGCTGGAGCCAGGGCAGTTCGACGTCGTCTACTGTGAGGGGGTGCTGCAGCACACGCGCGACACGGACCTGGCCCTGCGACAGCTTTGCAGTCAGCTCAAGCCCGGCGGTCTACTGCTGGCCACGCACTATGTCCGCCCGGCGGCCGTCTCGCGAGTCAGGCGTCTCGTGCGGAAAGTTTCGACCGGGTATTACGAATTCCTGCGCGCACGGCTCAGCCGTCTGGAGCGTTTCAAGCTTCTGCTGGTGACCGGCGTACTGGCCGCGCTCAACTATGTACCGCTGCTGGGGCATGTGCTGCGGCGCGCGGGGATGGTCAAGTACTACAACCTCATGCCCGGCTTCCGTACCACCTGGACCAACACTTTCGATTTTTTCGGCAGTCACGCGCACCAGAGAATAATCACCCCGGAACGATTCCTGGCCTGTTTCGACGGGATCGAGGGGATAATTGTCAGCCCGAGTGCCGAGCCCGGGGTGGTGCTGGCCCGGCGCAGCTGA
- a CDS encoding class I SAM-dependent methyltransferase, translating to MPSVFLSKLRNFKRSRYTFNSHERRRWVAAFAATVPAGAAVLDAGAGSGQYGAMFAHCNYRTQDFGKEPGTLGRYAQLDYECDITDIPVRDGAFDIVLCLEVLEHLPRPEAALAELGRVLKSGGRLLLSAPLGSFLHQEPYHYYGGFTPHWYRKFLPETGFAIESLERNQGFFSLFGQETLRFHGLLRPAGGRGLCLNLALGALWAASVPLALLLPVLGRQLDRLGLESMATVGYHVVARKAPGAE from the coding sequence GTGCCGTCGGTTTTCCTGTCAAAGTTACGAAATTTTAAACGCAGCCGCTACACGTTCAACAGCCACGAACGCCGTCGGTGGGTGGCCGCTTTCGCCGCCACGGTGCCGGCCGGCGCGGCCGTGCTGGACGCCGGCGCAGGCTCGGGGCAGTACGGCGCAATGTTCGCGCACTGCAACTACCGCACCCAGGATTTCGGTAAGGAGCCGGGCACGCTGGGCCGCTATGCGCAGTTGGACTACGAGTGCGACATAACCGATATCCCGGTCCGGGACGGGGCGTTCGACATCGTTCTTTGCCTCGAGGTGCTGGAGCATCTGCCGCGGCCTGAGGCGGCTCTGGCCGAACTGGGACGGGTGCTCAAAAGCGGCGGGCGGCTGCTGCTGTCCGCGCCCCTGGGCTCGTTCTTGCACCAGGAGCCGTACCACTATTACGGCGGGTTCACCCCGCACTGGTACCGGAAATTCCTGCCCGAGACGGGGTTCGCCATCGAGAGTCTGGAACGCAACCAGGGCTTTTTCAGCCTGTTCGGCCAGGAGACGTTGCGTTTTCACGGTCTGCTGCGCCCCGCTGGCGGCCGGGGGCTGTGCCTCAATCTGGCGCTCGGCGCGCTCTGGGCCGCGTCCGTTCCCCTGGCGCTGCTGCTGCCCGTACTGGGCCGGCAGCTGGATCGCCTCGGCCTGGAGAGCATGGCCACTGTCGGTTATCACGTGGTGGCACGCAAAGCGCCGGGGGCCGAATGA
- a CDS encoding oligosaccharide flippase family protein, with protein MGKIKWNIAANMGGRVWANLISLLFIPVYLHFLGIERYGLVGFWITLVNVFSLLDFGLGLTLTREMARLSPEGGNRRLQRDTLRTFEVIYWSLALLFGAALWLAAPLVAGKWLNNATLPCDTLIRSLRIMAAVLVFQFPQALYQGGLMGLQRQVLASGIQAGFSTLRGITISLALWLVSPGLEAFFYSQLAVSLLQIAVTASALWKSLPLPGGGASFRLPVCRSLVGYAFGVSGNSLIGMALSQLDKVILSKLITLEMFGYYTLSWSVASGLWSIIQPFNSALFPRFTQLVEERDTERLAALYHRTCQFVAVVLLPTAATLAFFSREAMLVWTRNPATADNTNLTVTLLVIGTALNGLVSVPGNLQFAAGWPQLMLYTNLAATLLLAPLVWVLAPLYGGVGAAAAWLALNCGYLVSNIPLMHRRLLRGHLWRWYVLDVGRPLLCAALVGWIFRLAAPKGLGAAGMLLVIAGCFCTCLAFCAWQSDHVREYLLQKVRAFSQ; from the coding sequence ATGGGAAAGATCAAGTGGAACATCGCCGCCAACATGGGCGGCCGGGTGTGGGCCAACCTGATAAGTCTACTGTTCATTCCGGTCTACCTGCATTTTCTGGGTATCGAGCGCTACGGGCTGGTAGGGTTCTGGATCACGCTGGTGAACGTGTTCAGCCTGCTGGATTTCGGCCTGGGGCTGACCCTGACCCGGGAAATGGCGCGCCTGTCGCCGGAGGGCGGGAACCGCCGGCTGCAACGCGACACGCTACGCACTTTCGAGGTGATCTACTGGAGCCTGGCCCTGCTGTTCGGGGCGGCGCTCTGGCTGGCCGCGCCGCTGGTGGCCGGGAAGTGGCTGAACAATGCCACTCTGCCGTGCGACACCCTGATCCGCTCGCTGCGGATAATGGCGGCGGTGCTGGTGTTCCAGTTCCCGCAGGCGCTGTATCAGGGCGGCCTGATGGGGCTGCAGCGGCAGGTGCTGGCCAGCGGTATCCAGGCCGGGTTCAGCACGTTGCGCGGAATCACGATCTCGCTCGCGCTTTGGCTGGTCAGTCCCGGCCTGGAGGCTTTCTTCTACAGCCAGCTCGCGGTCAGCCTGCTGCAGATCGCGGTCACCGCGTCGGCCCTGTGGAAAAGTCTGCCGCTGCCCGGCGGGGGTGCCTCTTTCAGGCTGCCTGTCTGCCGCTCCCTGGTCGGGTACGCGTTTGGCGTATCGGGCAATTCGCTGATCGGCATGGCCTTGAGCCAGCTGGACAAGGTGATCCTGAGCAAGCTGATCACGCTGGAGATGTTCGGCTATTACACCCTCTCCTGGTCGGTGGCCTCGGGCCTCTGGTCGATAATCCAGCCCTTCAACTCGGCCCTGTTCCCACGGTTCACCCAGTTGGTGGAGGAGCGCGACACGGAGCGTCTGGCCGCGCTCTACCACCGCACATGTCAGTTCGTAGCGGTGGTGCTTCTGCCCACGGCCGCGACTCTGGCTTTCTTCTCGCGCGAGGCCATGCTGGTCTGGACCCGCAACCCGGCCACCGCGGACAACACAAACCTGACAGTCACGCTGCTGGTGATCGGGACAGCGCTAAACGGGCTGGTCAGCGTGCCGGGCAACCTGCAGTTCGCCGCGGGCTGGCCGCAGCTGATGCTGTACACCAACCTGGCGGCCACGCTACTGCTGGCTCCCCTGGTCTGGGTACTGGCACCGCTTTACGGGGGCGTTGGAGCTGCGGCGGCCTGGCTGGCGCTCAACTGCGGCTACTTGGTTTCGAATATCCCCCTGATGCACCGTCGCCTGCTGCGGGGCCATCTGTGGCGCTGGTATGTCCTGGATGTCGGCCGGCCGTTGCTATGTGCCGCCCTGGTTGGATGGATTTTCCGGCTGGCGGCGCCGAAGGGCCTGGGCGCGGCAGGCATGCTGCTTGTAATCGCGGGATGTTTCTGCACTTGTCTGGCGTTCTGCGCCTGGCAGTCGGACCATGTCCGGGAATACTTATTGCAGAAAGTCCGGGCATTCAGCCAATGA
- the asnB gene encoding asparagine synthase (glutamine-hydrolyzing) — protein MCGICGVFNPGRELPVAPVEVMVAALAHRGPDAHGVLPLDGAVLGHTRLSVIDLATGDQPLGLRGGRWWISFNGEIYNYRQLRSELEREGTVFHTASDTEVVLAAYARWGRGCLDRLRGMFAFLIWDSRERSLFAARDPFGEKPLFYALCGDNTLAAASEIKALSASGLLVPRLDLITLDAFLELGYVPPDRTVYRGVCSLPPGHCLEWSGGAEVRTGRYWSPRPDSRPLNLSEASERLRELLAQAVRRQLVADVPLGAFLSGGLDSSTLVALMQAERTQPVQTFAAGFGDLINELAFARQVAARYATAHSEIDLGAPPVAELLPRMCQVFDEPFADSSHLPTYMLAGFARQQVKVVLSGDGGDELFGGYSRYVLLARSERLKPSTLKWLVLRAASRLCGHRWRRLDTCSAALGLARRSTDLWERARLVESVFGPAERSALWGGRAKEVERWRPGAYYYPPESAVGLERAFHFDLTCYLPGDILVKVDRCSMAWGLETRAPFLDRDLAEFCLGLPWSLKVRDHETKVLLRRSFASVWPEAVRSRGKQGFGAPYGKWLSDPAVQALLHRACGKGSPLRELLPGVSPGALGRRDYRTWTLLNLGLWLESRAGTL, from the coding sequence ATGTGTGGAATCTGCGGCGTATTCAACCCCGGGCGGGAGCTGCCGGTCGCGCCGGTAGAGGTGATGGTGGCGGCCCTGGCGCACCGGGGCCCGGATGCGCACGGCGTACTGCCGCTCGACGGGGCGGTGCTGGGGCACACGCGCCTGAGCGTCATCGACCTGGCCACTGGCGACCAGCCGCTGGGCCTGCGGGGCGGGCGCTGGTGGATCAGTTTCAACGGCGAGATTTACAACTACCGTCAGTTGCGCTCCGAGCTGGAACGCGAGGGCACGGTTTTCCATACTGCCTCTGACACCGAGGTGGTGCTGGCCGCCTACGCGCGCTGGGGCCGCGGCTGCCTGGACCGCCTGCGCGGCATGTTCGCTTTCCTGATCTGGGACAGCCGCGAGCGGAGTCTGTTCGCCGCACGCGACCCGTTCGGCGAAAAACCGCTGTTCTACGCGCTTTGCGGTGACAACACCCTGGCGGCGGCCTCCGAGATAAAGGCCCTGAGCGCCTCCGGACTGCTCGTTCCCCGGCTCGACCTGATCACGCTGGACGCTTTCCTGGAGCTGGGATATGTCCCGCCGGACAGGACAGTCTACCGCGGCGTATGCTCCCTGCCGCCGGGGCACTGCCTCGAGTGGTCCGGCGGGGCCGAGGTGCGGACCGGCCGTTATTGGTCGCCGCGCCCGGACAGCCGGCCACTGAATCTGAGTGAGGCCTCCGAGAGGCTGCGCGAGCTACTGGCCCAGGCCGTGCGCCGTCAGTTGGTGGCAGATGTTCCCCTGGGGGCGTTCCTGAGCGGTGGGCTGGATTCAAGCACCCTGGTGGCCCTGATGCAGGCCGAGAGAACGCAGCCGGTGCAGACATTCGCGGCCGGTTTCGGGGATTTGATAAACGAGCTGGCGTTCGCCCGCCAGGTGGCCGCGCGCTACGCGACCGCGCACAGCGAGATCGACCTGGGTGCGCCGCCGGTGGCCGAGCTGCTGCCGCGCATGTGCCAGGTGTTCGACGAGCCGTTCGCCGATTCCTCGCACCTGCCGACCTACATGCTGGCCGGGTTCGCCCGGCAGCAGGTGAAAGTCGTGCTCTCGGGAGACGGGGGGGACGAGCTGTTCGGCGGGTACTCGCGCTACGTGCTGCTGGCCCGCTCGGAGCGGCTTAAGCCCTCGACTCTGAAATGGCTGGTGCTGCGCGCGGCGAGCCGTCTGTGCGGCCACCGCTGGCGGCGGCTGGATACCTGTTCCGCGGCCCTGGGCCTGGCCCGTCGCTCGACGGACCTCTGGGAACGCGCCCGCCTTGTCGAGAGCGTGTTCGGCCCCGCCGAGCGGAGCGCCCTGTGGGGGGGGCGGGCCAAAGAGGTTGAACGCTGGCGGCCCGGCGCGTATTATTACCCCCCGGAGAGTGCGGTCGGGCTGGAGCGGGCCTTTCATTTCGACCTGACCTGCTACCTGCCGGGCGACATACTGGTAAAAGTGGACCGTTGCAGCATGGCCTGGGGCCTCGAGACCCGTGCGCCGTTCCTGGACCGCGACCTGGCCGAGTTCTGCCTGGGCCTGCCCTGGAGCCTCAAAGTGCGGGACCACGAGACCAAGGTGCTGCTGCGGCGCAGTTTCGCATCGGTCTGGCCGGAGGCTGTCCGCAGCCGAGGCAAGCAGGGTTTCGGTGCACCATACGGCAAGTGGCTGAGTGACCCGGCCGTTCAGGCCCTGCTGCACAGGGCCTGCGGCAAGGGCTCCCCCCTGCGTGAGCTGCTGCCGGGGGTGAGTCCCGGCGCGCTCGGGCGCCGCGACTACCGCACCTGGACCCTGCTGAACCTGGGGTTGTGG